A single genomic interval of Stieleria maiorica harbors:
- a CDS encoding DUF1592 domain-containing protein: MMRPASLSACLIGFLWIVAASPPLKAEPPVDGNATADEKTTTPESAASEALTEWQSTGLPLMQAYCVDCHNEDVQEGGLDLSPFETLSDLTTAEVKRVLEMVRFGAMPPEDYDTPEIEERKLLVSSLEATMYSSTCDLTPRAGKVTVRRLNRSEYNNTIRDLFGMDLRPADRFPSDEVGAGFDNNGDVLSLSPMLIEKFIEAAEHVSQNVIVDPDDLPVLRLEVPGDQIPIYGEPKIGSFSGRFVDGDSFAWIDLEAPFDGDYRIDVRGGATSKERGRVNVAICDASGTLLATDGLDYFGGGGSADSMNETIELSKGKHRLIFVPVLDDRELKVGETKFESVTNMDPERVKSILAKRGKPVSVERGIDSDEFPFMFRSFKVNGPGKHPSEAYPPKQFEVVRHIAPKKRNRYYDVEKVALKNLTPLMHTVFRGPVTDDEVRPYAQLVEQSVKDGASYHRATQIALSAILVSPRFLFRVETPPADSQPNAFGDVPLSQHQLATRLSYFLWSSTPDQTLLEQADRDQLDVDRLKGHVERMLADQKADAMASDFAAQWLGLRNLTEHEADGKRFPTFDDPLKSAMVRETEALFLHILRHNLPVGEFLTADYTFVDPSLARHYGLTVDESKARDQPYQKVSLSGTPRRGLLSHASVLTLTSTPNRTSPVLRGKWILENILGTKAPDPPAGVPELEDGETAGDNATLREQLELHRQSPSCASCHRVMDQLGFGLDDFDAIGQFRTEEGGKPIDASGALPDGRSFNGGAELSGMLAETEIEGLARTLTERLLTFAIGRELTPDDRCTIDEIIEHTRGNQFRLADLVTEVVLSRQFRFQTYDADATNR; encoded by the coding sequence ATGATGCGCCCCGCGTCGCTGTCGGCTTGCCTGATCGGGTTTCTCTGGATCGTCGCCGCCAGTCCTCCGCTGAAGGCGGAGCCACCTGTCGATGGAAACGCGACTGCCGATGAAAAGACAACGACACCGGAGTCGGCGGCGTCCGAGGCGCTGACCGAGTGGCAATCGACCGGCTTGCCATTGATGCAAGCCTACTGCGTGGATTGTCACAACGAAGACGTCCAAGAAGGCGGCTTGGATCTGAGCCCGTTTGAGACGCTCAGCGACCTGACCACGGCGGAAGTCAAACGGGTGCTTGAGATGGTCCGCTTCGGGGCGATGCCGCCGGAAGATTACGACACGCCGGAGATCGAAGAACGCAAATTGTTGGTCTCGTCGCTAGAGGCCACGATGTACTCCTCGACTTGCGATCTGACACCGCGGGCGGGAAAGGTCACTGTTCGGCGGCTGAATCGCAGCGAGTACAACAACACCATCCGCGATTTGTTCGGGATGGATCTGCGACCGGCCGATCGGTTTCCTTCCGATGAAGTCGGCGCGGGGTTTGACAACAACGGCGATGTGCTTTCGCTCAGTCCGATGCTGATCGAAAAGTTCATCGAAGCGGCGGAACACGTCTCGCAGAACGTGATCGTCGATCCGGACGACCTTCCCGTGCTGCGTCTAGAAGTTCCCGGCGACCAGATTCCGATTTATGGCGAGCCCAAAATCGGCAGTTTCAGCGGACGTTTTGTCGACGGCGATAGTTTTGCCTGGATCGATCTGGAGGCCCCGTTCGATGGCGATTACCGCATCGACGTGCGTGGCGGAGCGACCTCGAAAGAACGCGGTCGCGTGAACGTTGCGATCTGTGACGCCAGCGGAACATTGCTGGCCACCGACGGATTGGACTATTTCGGCGGGGGAGGCAGCGCCGACTCGATGAACGAAACCATCGAGCTGTCCAAAGGGAAGCATCGATTGATCTTTGTTCCAGTCTTGGATGATCGAGAGTTGAAGGTGGGGGAGACGAAGTTTGAATCCGTCACGAACATGGATCCGGAACGCGTCAAATCGATTCTCGCAAAACGCGGCAAGCCGGTCTCGGTAGAGCGCGGGATCGACTCCGACGAGTTTCCGTTCATGTTCCGTTCCTTCAAGGTGAATGGCCCGGGAAAGCATCCGAGCGAGGCCTATCCGCCCAAACAATTCGAAGTGGTTCGCCACATCGCGCCGAAGAAACGGAATCGTTATTACGACGTGGAGAAAGTGGCGCTGAAGAATTTGACGCCACTGATGCATACCGTCTTTCGTGGTCCGGTGACCGACGACGAGGTTCGGCCTTATGCGCAATTGGTTGAGCAATCGGTCAAGGACGGTGCATCGTATCATCGGGCGACTCAAATCGCACTGTCGGCAATCTTGGTCAGTCCGCGTTTCCTGTTTCGTGTCGAGACGCCGCCGGCCGACAGTCAACCGAATGCGTTCGGCGACGTGCCGCTTTCCCAGCACCAGCTCGCGACCCGGTTGTCGTACTTTCTGTGGAGCAGCACGCCGGATCAAACCTTGTTGGAACAGGCCGATCGCGACCAATTGGACGTGGATCGATTGAAAGGCCACGTCGAACGCATGCTTGCCGACCAAAAGGCCGATGCGATGGCATCGGATTTTGCCGCCCAGTGGTTGGGTCTGCGAAACCTGACCGAACACGAGGCCGACGGCAAACGGTTTCCGACGTTTGATGATCCTCTGAAATCGGCGATGGTGCGCGAGACCGAAGCGTTGTTCTTGCACATCTTGCGACACAACCTGCCGGTCGGCGAGTTTCTGACGGCCGACTACACGTTCGTCGATCCGTCGCTGGCGCGACACTACGGGTTGACCGTCGATGAATCGAAAGCGCGTGATCAGCCCTATCAGAAAGTCTCGTTGTCAGGCACGCCCCGTCGCGGATTGCTCTCTCATGCCAGCGTCTTGACGCTGACCAGCACGCCGAATCGCACCAGCCCTGTGCTGCGTGGGAAGTGGATCCTGGAAAACATCTTGGGGACCAAGGCGCCGGATCCGCCGGCGGGCGTCCCCGAGTTGGAGGACGGGGAAACGGCCGGCGACAACGCGACACTTCGCGAGCAGCTCGAATTGCACCGTCAAAGTCCGTCCTGTGCGTCCTGCCATCGTGTGATGGATCAATTGGGGTTCGGCTTGGATGACTTTGACGCGATCGGCCAATTCCGCACCGAAGAGGGCGGCAAACCGATCGACGCCAGCGGCGCGTTGCCTGACGGGCGGTCCTTCAATGGGGGCGCCGAACTGAGCGGCATGTTGGCCGAGACCGAGATCGAAGGGCTGGCGCGAACGTTGACCGAACGATTGTTGACCTTTGCCATCGGTCGTGAACTCACGCCAGACGACCGTTGCACGATCGACGAAATCATCGAACACACGCGTGGCAATCAATTTCGATTGGCCGACCTGGTCACCGAAGTCGTCCTCAGCCGCCAATTCCGATTCCAAACTTACGACGCCGACGCGACCAACCGGTAG
- the fliW gene encoding flagellar assembly protein FliW, giving the protein MRIETQRFGNITVDQDQLLLFPAGLIGMETLRDWALLPDSENPAVAWLQSASRGDRALPLISPRAFFPDYRVQVSRRELAGLHMRPGTQLYVLTTVSGHSGKLTTNLRSPILLNLSRRLGCQVITDNDHPLQQSVTSLKSDEVMMPLTGPLPSVAAATSSSLVGQINRAA; this is encoded by the coding sequence ATGCGGATCGAAACTCAGCGTTTTGGCAACATTACGGTCGATCAAGACCAGCTCCTTCTTTTTCCCGCCGGACTGATCGGGATGGAGACACTGCGTGATTGGGCGCTGCTGCCCGACTCGGAGAACCCTGCCGTCGCGTGGTTGCAATCGGCGTCTCGCGGTGACCGCGCGCTCCCGCTGATCAGCCCACGGGCGTTTTTTCCCGATTATCGCGTGCAAGTTTCGCGACGGGAACTGGCCGGTTTGCACATGCGCCCGGGGACTCAACTGTATGTCTTGACGACGGTGTCGGGACACAGCGGGAAGTTGACGACGAATCTGCGCTCGCCGATTCTGTTGAACTTGAGTCGCCGATTGGGATGCCAGGTGATCACCGACAACGACCATCCGCTGCAACAAAGCGTCACGTCGTTGAAATCGGATGAGGTGATGATGCCGTTGACCGGCCCGCTGCCTTCGGTCGCCGCGGCGACCTCGTCTAGCTTGGTCGGCCAGATCAACCGCGCCGCGTGA
- a CDS encoding acetolactate synthase: MESDDGSGAATKFDTMRGRNYPALRQFTIFLENRVGQLLEVVRRFEGTGIRICALSINDAAECAFVRFLVNDADRGREILERSGLALIETDLIGVQLPEGPQPLLRVCTALLQAELNIIQTYPLIVRPLGKPAVAIMVENIEMAMETLIEKGFTIITEGDLDDNPTIDQ; the protein is encoded by the coding sequence ATGGAATCTGACGACGGAAGTGGTGCGGCAACCAAGTTCGACACGATGCGGGGCCGCAATTACCCGGCGCTCCGCCAATTCACGATCTTCTTGGAGAATCGTGTCGGTCAACTGCTGGAAGTGGTCCGCAGGTTCGAAGGGACCGGGATCCGTATTTGTGCCCTGTCGATCAACGATGCCGCCGAATGCGCGTTCGTCCGTTTCTTGGTCAACGATGCCGATCGCGGACGCGAAATCCTGGAACGAAGCGGTTTGGCACTGATCGAAACGGATTTGATCGGAGTGCAACTGCCCGAAGGCCCTCAACCGCTGCTCCGCGTCTGTACCGCGTTGCTGCAGGCCGAGCTGAATATTATTCAAACGTATCCGCTGATCGTTCGCCCGCTCGGCAAGCCGGCCGTGGCGATCATGGTGGAAAACATCGAAATGGCGATGGAAACGTTGATCGAGAAAGGGTTCACGATCATCACCGAAGGTGACCTGGACGACAATCCGACCATCGATCAGTAG
- the csrA gene encoding carbon storage regulator CsrA has product MLVLSRHRDESIMIGDDVVVTIVDIRGDKVRLGIEAPQSIPVHRQEVYDAIQRENRRSSQTSAAATKDVKPPRD; this is encoded by the coding sequence ATGCTGGTCCTATCCCGACACCGCGACGAAAGCATCATGATTGGCGACGATGTCGTTGTCACGATTGTCGATATCCGCGGCGATAAAGTCCGCTTGGGTATCGAAGCCCCACAGTCGATCCCGGTTCACCGACAAGAAGTCTATGACGCGATCCAACGTGAAAACCGACGGTCGTCACAGACAAGTGCCGCCGCGACCAAAGACGTTAAACCGCCGCGCGATTAA
- a CDS encoding Uma2 family endonuclease yields MSPAPRYLPHYTLEDYARWEGDWELIDGVAISTGPSPFGPHERVISRLSFQIQTQIQQHRCPCEVYTNLDWIIGDDTVIRPDLMVVCRGQPENHLQRSPDLVVEVLSDSTRGRDLTAKRTLCRENNIPHYLIIDPADKTIQRVTAAGSDRPGLDAPLNLPLATAHCQIAIDPNRLFE; encoded by the coding sequence ATGAGTCCCGCGCCACGCTACCTCCCCCACTACACGCTGGAAGACTACGCCCGATGGGAAGGCGACTGGGAATTGATCGACGGCGTCGCGATTTCGACGGGGCCGTCGCCCTTCGGCCCCCACGAGCGCGTCATCTCCCGGCTGTCATTTCAAATTCAAACTCAGATCCAACAGCACCGATGCCCGTGCGAGGTGTACACCAATTTGGACTGGATCATCGGGGATGACACCGTGATCCGCCCCGATCTGATGGTGGTTTGCCGCGGCCAGCCGGAAAACCATCTGCAGCGGTCCCCCGATCTGGTCGTCGAAGTGCTCTCGGATTCGACTCGCGGTCGCGACTTGACAGCAAAACGCACCCTGTGCCGTGAAAACAACATCCCGCACTATCTGATCATCGACCCAGCGGACAAGACCATCCAACGTGTCACCGCCGCCGGCAGTGATCGCCCAGGTCTCGACGCCCCACTAAACCTGCCGCTGGCGACCGCCCACTGCCAGATCGCGATTGATCCCAATCGCCTGTTCGAATGA
- a CDS encoding 6-bladed beta-propeller: MNRIFFLVTFSVAFVAATSAWSVDPVRMGCGDMTFDTVPGWGLRADGNSPLGPTHGGVVVDSQGNIYTSAQAGVFVFSPEGAVIHTYLGPEYANIHDMEIREEDGEEYIYGARNKDAEGIKFRVRGGDIVLKLPFPEESGLDLKKFSPTAITVAASGDIYLSDGYASNNIFVFDKTGKYLRHFGTKGNGLKEFNTAHGMTLDTRYQPNRLLICDRNHQPKGRLLHYDLEGNFIEEVITGLGMPTSVAIQGDYVSVPDLHGRLVILNKTNTIIAVLGNNPDPAKGRSFNVPQREWVEGVFSGTHGSFWDREGNLYVQDWNISGRLMKLVRVRR; encoded by the coding sequence ATGAACCGCATCTTTTTCCTGGTGACGTTTTCGGTCGCGTTTGTCGCCGCGACATCTGCCTGGTCCGTCGATCCCGTTCGGATGGGGTGCGGCGACATGACGTTTGACACCGTTCCCGGCTGGGGACTTCGGGCGGACGGGAATTCACCGCTCGGGCCGACACATGGTGGCGTGGTCGTGGACAGCCAAGGGAACATCTACACCAGCGCCCAAGCGGGCGTGTTCGTGTTCTCGCCCGAGGGCGCGGTGATCCACACCTACCTCGGCCCGGAGTATGCGAACATCCACGACATGGAGATCCGCGAGGAAGACGGCGAGGAGTACATTTACGGAGCCCGGAACAAGGACGCTGAAGGTATCAAATTCCGCGTCCGCGGCGGCGACATCGTTTTGAAACTGCCTTTCCCGGAAGAGTCCGGACTCGATCTGAAGAAGTTCAGCCCGACCGCAATCACCGTGGCGGCCAGCGGCGACATTTATTTGTCAGACGGTTACGCCAGCAACAACATCTTTGTCTTTGACAAAACCGGAAAGTACTTGCGGCACTTCGGCACCAAGGGCAACGGGCTGAAGGAATTCAACACCGCGCATGGGATGACACTGGACACCCGCTACCAGCCCAACCGCTTACTGATCTGTGACCGCAATCACCAACCCAAGGGACGGTTGTTGCACTATGACCTGGAGGGCAACTTCATCGAAGAAGTGATCACCGGATTGGGGATGCCGACGTCCGTCGCAATCCAGGGCGACTACGTTTCCGTGCCGGACCTGCACGGACGGTTGGTGATTCTGAACAAGACCAACACCATCATCGCCGTGTTGGGCAATAACCCCGACCCGGCCAAGGGACGAAGCTTCAATGTCCCCCAGCGGGAATGGGTCGAAGGTGTCTTCAGCGGCACGCACGGTTCCTTCTGGGACCGGGAGGGGAATCTGTACGTTCAGGACTGGAATATTTCGGGCCGGCTGATGAAGCTGGTCCGTGTCCGGCGGTAG
- a CDS encoding translation initiation factor, which yields MTRLFAGTPFDIPPQCEDCGKPETECVCTPEEKAQAEAKRQREADRLPPEKQTARISVQKRKGGRKATVVEGLTAKANDLPELLTKLQAACGSGGTVKPKQDLIEIQGDHAATVGSTLTGLGFKVKPTR from the coding sequence ATGACTCGACTTTTTGCAGGTACACCGTTTGATATCCCTCCGCAGTGCGAGGACTGTGGAAAGCCAGAAACCGAATGTGTTTGCACGCCGGAAGAAAAGGCACAAGCCGAAGCGAAACGCCAACGCGAAGCCGATCGATTGCCGCCGGAGAAACAGACCGCGCGGATCAGCGTTCAGAAACGCAAGGGCGGCCGCAAGGCAACGGTTGTGGAAGGGCTGACGGCCAAAGCGAATGATCTGCCCGAGCTGCTGACCAAACTGCAAGCCGCGTGCGGCAGCGGCGGAACGGTCAAGCCGAAACAGGATTTGATCGAGATCCAGGGTGACCACGCCGCCACCGTCGGCAGCACGCTCACGGGACTGGGATTCAAAGTGAAACCGACGCGGTAA
- a CDS encoding acyl-CoA thioesterase yields MPHDSLLRYSHEFRVAYHQTDGQRRVHHSNYLNFFEEARVEMLRAGGVRYKDLEDSGRLLVVTEMNVQYHAAAEFDDYLRLDVAVTEIRKVRLRHHYQVFRDQTLITSADSTIACVDAEGRPKKLPPKFLELASQLGQ; encoded by the coding sequence ATGCCCCACGACTCTCTGCTTCGATACTCGCATGAATTCCGCGTCGCCTACCATCAAACCGATGGCCAGCGGCGCGTCCACCACTCCAATTACCTGAACTTTTTCGAAGAAGCACGGGTCGAAATGCTCCGCGCCGGCGGGGTGCGTTACAAGGACCTCGAAGACTCCGGGCGGCTGTTGGTCGTCACCGAAATGAACGTCCAGTACCATGCGGCGGCGGAGTTTGACGACTACCTGCGGCTGGACGTCGCGGTGACCGAGATTCGGAAGGTGCGTTTGCGCCATCACTATCAGGTCTTCCGCGACCAAACGCTGATCACGTCGGCCGATTCGACGATCGCCTGTGTCGATGCCGAGGGCCGCCCCAAGAAGCTGCCGCCCAAGTTTCTGGAACTCGCCTCGCAATTGGGGCAGTGA
- a CDS encoding 50S ribosomal protein L11 methyltransferase yields MNDVVFPPPLRTGNARSIAACAALLCVLVGSAGCPSPDRTDLDYSYDVEQFVVLPEFDAIDGQPLVQFESVFWEPDDTTSLRELIVKDQIAAGRSVLEIGTGTGLLSLLSLSNGAQKVVATDINPAAVANARYNVAMHHDDARFEVRQVAPSDPGAFAVIKPDETFDLILSNPPWEDGKVAAPADHAFYDPDFALMDSLLDGLPQRLNPGGRCLLAYGHAPAITRLLSEAKARGYQTKVLDDRDVEQLPRDFLPGMLIEVRLGRNQIPKVNASSGDPPATDLR; encoded by the coding sequence ATGAACGATGTCGTCTTTCCGCCGCCGCTTCGAACCGGCAACGCCCGATCCATCGCGGCGTGCGCCGCGTTGCTGTGCGTGCTGGTCGGCAGTGCCGGATGCCCGTCACCCGATCGCACTGACCTGGACTATTCCTATGACGTCGAACAATTCGTCGTGCTCCCGGAATTCGATGCGATCGACGGCCAACCGCTGGTCCAATTCGAAAGTGTTTTCTGGGAACCAGATGACACCACCTCGCTGCGAGAATTGATCGTCAAAGACCAGATCGCCGCCGGGCGCAGCGTGTTGGAAATCGGCACCGGAACGGGGCTGCTGTCGCTGCTAAGTCTGTCCAACGGAGCCCAAAAGGTGGTTGCCACGGACATCAATCCGGCCGCGGTCGCCAACGCGCGATACAACGTCGCGATGCATCACGACGACGCTCGGTTCGAAGTGCGACAGGTCGCCCCATCGGATCCCGGGGCGTTTGCCGTGATCAAGCCTGACGAAACGTTCGATTTAATACTGTCGAATCCGCCATGGGAGGACGGTAAGGTCGCTGCACCAGCCGATCACGCCTTCTACGACCCCGATTTCGCCCTGATGGATTCGCTGCTGGATGGCCTGCCACAACGTCTCAACCCCGGGGGACGCTGTCTTTTGGCATACGGACATGCCCCCGCGATCACGCGTCTGTTATCCGAAGCCAAAGCCCGTGGATACCAAACCAAGGTCTTGGACGACCGCGATGTCGAACAATTGCCGCGGGATTTCCTTCCCGGCATGTTGATCGAAGTTCGTTTGGGGCGAAATCAAATCCCCAAAGTAAACGCTAGCAGTGGTGATCCACCAGCTACGGATCTCCGCTAG
- a CDS encoding ArsB/NhaD family transporter — protein sequence MNLTDTLLSGPVLLASSVDEAPIEPASAGVMLLFAAVMCATYVGVAIERFHKTVAALCGAAVLVTLGLALHLFEYPKLYEFLKEDLNIFGVIIGTGILVDVVGKSGLFHFLSMWIVRFTGGSASKLFMTLCIVTFLFVAVLTIVPAMLILSSLVLVICRSLNYKPMPLLLSVAICANSGAIATFASGLPNIMIGTAAEIPYVQFLQVSLPYAIVSLVIAVLALRFFFRNDLPWKQTPEQQEALRAQIETFDPWAMVEDKRVLLRSGTILSLTVIGFVFAQQLGVGMDFIAMVGATAALLFAGKGVEDAIGKVNWTVILFFMGLFVIIGCVKQTGALAWVAEQVIELSGNELTLLVPLLGVFSAVASSIVDNIPVAATLIPIVKDIAADGTVPIEPLWWTLIICCNLGGNGTPIGSISCVIAIYALKKEAGVHVGWGTFLKLGGLIMLVQVAGAIVYVLIHHNSGWTPSL from the coding sequence ATGAATCTGACTGACACTTTGCTTTCCGGGCCCGTGCTGCTAGCCAGTTCTGTCGACGAGGCACCGATCGAACCGGCATCGGCCGGTGTGATGTTGCTGTTTGCGGCCGTCATGTGCGCGACGTACGTGGGGGTTGCGATTGAGCGTTTTCACAAAACGGTCGCGGCGCTGTGTGGGGCGGCGGTGCTGGTGACGCTGGGGTTGGCGTTGCACCTGTTCGAGTACCCCAAGCTGTACGAGTTCCTGAAGGAAGACCTGAATATTTTTGGGGTGATCATCGGCACCGGCATCCTGGTCGATGTCGTCGGCAAGAGCGGGCTGTTTCATTTTCTGTCGATGTGGATCGTCCGCTTCACGGGCGGGTCGGCATCCAAGCTGTTCATGACGTTGTGCATCGTCACGTTTTTGTTCGTCGCGGTGCTGACGATCGTTCCGGCGATGTTGATCCTGTCATCGCTGGTGTTGGTGATTTGCCGGTCGCTGAATTACAAGCCGATGCCGTTGTTGCTGAGTGTCGCGATCTGCGCCAACAGCGGTGCGATCGCCACGTTCGCCAGCGGGTTGCCGAACATCATGATCGGGACGGCGGCCGAGATCCCCTATGTCCAGTTCCTGCAGGTCAGTCTGCCTTACGCGATCGTTTCGCTGGTGATCGCCGTCCTCGCGCTGCGATTCTTTTTTCGAAACGACTTGCCATGGAAGCAGACGCCCGAGCAACAGGAAGCGTTGCGGGCACAGATCGAAACGTTTGATCCCTGGGCGATGGTCGAGGACAAGCGTGTGCTGCTTCGCAGCGGAACGATTCTGTCGCTGACCGTGATCGGGTTTGTGTTTGCCCAACAGTTGGGCGTGGGGATGGACTTCATCGCGATGGTGGGTGCCACGGCGGCTTTGTTGTTTGCCGGCAAGGGCGTCGAGGACGCGATCGGGAAAGTGAACTGGACGGTGATTCTGTTTTTCATGGGTTTGTTTGTCATCATCGGGTGTGTCAAGCAAACCGGCGCGCTGGCCTGGGTGGCCGAGCAAGTGATCGAATTGTCGGGCAACGAATTGACGTTGTTGGTTCCGTTGTTGGGTGTGTTTTCGGCAGTGGCCAGCAGCATCGTCGACAACATTCCGGTCGCCGCGACGTTGATCCCGATCGTCAAAGACATCGCGGCCGACGGAACGGTCCCGATCGAACCGCTTTGGTGGACGCTGATCATCTGCTGCAATCTGGGCGGCAACGGGACACCGATCGGATCGATTTCGTGCGTGATCGCGATCTATGCACTCAAGAAAGAAGCCGGCGTCCACGTCGGCTGGGGGACGTTCTTAAAGCTCGGCGGTTTGATCATGCTCGTGCAAGTCGCCGGCGCGATTGTGTACGTCTTGATTCACCACAACAGTGGTTGGACGCCTTCGCTGTGA
- a CDS encoding FHA domain-containing protein: MNYKFVWVDTSSGIDRQQWVLIPPVTVGRCPTAEITISDGSISRKHCQFLLDPYGSLVVRDLGSKNGVYVDERRVDKAVLLPGSEVKIGVVTLRVEMTDEAVDQIDEPDSAFDLEVYDLGETQPVKILPPAEGAG, from the coding sequence ATGAATTACAAGTTCGTTTGGGTCGACACCTCCAGCGGGATCGACCGACAACAATGGGTCCTCATTCCTCCGGTGACCGTCGGCCGCTGCCCGACGGCGGAAATCACCATTAGCGACGGTTCGATCAGCCGCAAGCACTGTCAGTTCCTACTGGATCCCTACGGATCGCTTGTGGTCCGCGATCTGGGATCCAAAAACGGCGTGTACGTCGACGAACGGCGGGTCGACAAGGCCGTCTTGCTGCCGGGCAGCGAGGTCAAAATCGGCGTGGTCACGCTGCGTGTTGAAATGACGGACGAAGCGGTCGACCAGATCGACGAACCCGATTCCGCGTTTGATTTAGAAGTCTACGATCTCGGCGAAACCCAACCCGTGAAAATACTCCCGCCCGCCGAAGGAGCCGGCTGA
- a CDS encoding nucleoside hydrolase, whose protein sequence is MADRPVTVIFDTDISGDVDDVLALAMLHTLADRGECTVAAVTVSKINPLTAPFVDAVNTFYGRGDLPVGVTRDAQRRDSKYLKLVEEKQQGQYRYPHDLITADDAPDAVTVLRQTLAQSADHSVVLVQVGLAANLADLIESPADAISPLSGVELVRRKVRLVSVMAGAFRPVKGNTHFLEANVRNGIGSMQRFADQWPADVPVVWSDFLIGIAAPYPRESIARDFRYREHHIVPEAYLLHSGPDHDRPTWDLTSVLYAVRPDDGYFGLSKRGTVSVDDDGFTRFTPDPQGRDRYLTMNAIQTARVVEVQRALVSQPPRGESGGGK, encoded by the coding sequence ATGGCAGATCGACCGGTCACGGTGATCTTTGATACGGACATCAGCGGAGACGTGGACGACGTGCTGGCCCTTGCGATGTTGCACACGCTGGCTGATCGAGGCGAATGCACGGTCGCCGCGGTGACGGTTTCGAAAATCAACCCGCTGACCGCGCCCTTCGTCGATGCGGTCAACACGTTTTATGGACGCGGCGACTTGCCGGTCGGTGTGACGCGGGATGCCCAGCGCCGCGACAGCAAGTATTTGAAACTGGTCGAGGAAAAGCAGCAGGGGCAGTACCGCTATCCCCATGATTTGATCACCGCTGACGATGCACCGGATGCAGTCACGGTGCTGCGTCAAACGCTGGCACAGTCAGCCGACCACTCCGTCGTGTTGGTGCAGGTGGGATTGGCTGCGAACCTTGCCGATTTGATCGAGTCGCCGGCCGATGCGATCAGCCCCCTGTCGGGCGTCGAACTGGTGCGTCGCAAGGTGCGTTTGGTGTCGGTGATGGCCGGCGCCTTTCGACCGGTCAAGGGCAACACGCATTTCCTGGAAGCAAACGTCCGCAACGGAATCGGTTCGATGCAGCGGTTTGCCGACCAGTGGCCCGCCGACGTGCCGGTCGTCTGGAGTGACTTCTTGATCGGTATCGCTGCACCGTACCCGCGTGAAAGTATCGCGCGGGACTTTCGCTATCGAGAGCACCACATCGTTCCCGAGGCGTATCTGTTGCACAGTGGTCCCGATCATGATCGGCCGACCTGGGACCTGACCAGCGTTTTGTATGCGGTGCGTCCCGATGACGGCTACTTCGGATTGTCGAAGCGCGGCACCGTCTCGGTCGACGACGACGGGTTCACCCGCTTCACGCCCGACCCACAAGGCCGTGATCGCTACTTGACCATGAACGCCATCCAAACGGCACGCGTCGTCGAAGTCCAACGCGCACTGGTGAGTCAACCGCCACGAGGCGAATCGGGCGGCGGCAAGTAG
- a CDS encoding TerB family tellurite resistance protein, translating to MNLTRTRETGQFYCPTCRCAQEYRLRSRRPFLTLYFIPVVPIGAAEWFVDCRGCREKWDPTVLQMDQREHEQVQIEQFQTEALRSAVLVVLADDQISSTEIKVLQQIAYQLLGRMIDREELGELCSIAQQNKIRAANYVLTVSRRWSEDQKGEALQAMFLAATAEGKMDQAQIKVMAEMRDILDLTEQEYQAAIEAALERELV from the coding sequence ATGAATCTAACTCGGACCCGTGAAACTGGGCAGTTCTATTGCCCCACGTGTCGCTGCGCTCAAGAGTACCGACTGCGATCGCGACGCCCCTTTCTCACGCTGTACTTTATCCCGGTCGTCCCGATCGGGGCGGCCGAATGGTTCGTCGATTGCCGCGGCTGCCGTGAAAAATGGGACCCCACCGTGTTGCAGATGGACCAACGCGAACACGAACAGGTTCAAATCGAACAGTTCCAAACCGAAGCGCTTCGCAGCGCCGTCCTGGTCGTCCTGGCAGACGACCAGATCAGCAGCACCGAAATCAAAGTGCTGCAACAGATCGCCTATCAGCTGCTCGGCCGGATGATCGATCGAGAAGAACTCGGCGAACTGTGCTCGATCGCACAGCAAAACAAGATCCGCGCGGCAAACTATGTCTTGACCGTTTCCCGACGCTGGAGCGAAGACCAAAAGGGCGAAGCGCTGCAAGCGATGTTCTTGGCCGCGACCGCAGAAGGTAAAATGGACCAGGCACAAATCAAGGTGATGGCCGAGATGCGTGACATTCTAGACTTGACCGAACAGGAATACCAAGCGGCGATCGAAGCCGCACTGGAGAGGGAACTGGTTTGA